The following proteins are co-located in the Triticum aestivum cultivar Chinese Spring chromosome 1A, IWGSC CS RefSeq v2.1, whole genome shotgun sequence genome:
- the LOC123059066 gene encoding 60S ribosomal protein L36-3 produces MAPSQPKSGLFVGINKGHVVTKRELPPRPSDRKGKGTKRVHFVRNLIREVAGFAPYEKRITELLKVGKDKRALKVAKRKLGTHKRAKKKREEMSSVLRKMRSAGTGTDKKK; encoded by the exons ATGGCTCCGTCGCAGCCCAAGTCGGGCCTCTTCGTCGGCATCAACAAGGGCCACGTCGTCACCAAGCGCGAGCTGCCGCCGCGCCCGTCCGACCGCAAGGGG AAAGGTACCAAGAGGGTGCATTTCGTCAGGAACTTGATCAGGGAGGTCGCTGGGTTTGCTCCGTATGAGAAGCGTATCACTGAGCTTCTCAAGGTTGGCAAGGACAAGCGTGCCCTGAAGGTGGCGAAGCGAAAGTTGGGTACCcacaagagggcgaagaagaagagagaggagaTGTCCAGTGTCCTCAGGAAGATGAG ATCTGCTGGAACTGGAACAGACAAGAAGAAATAG